One Equus quagga isolate Etosha38 chromosome 5, UCLA_HA_Equagga_1.0, whole genome shotgun sequence genomic window carries:
- the LOC124239924 gene encoding NADH-cytochrome b5 reductase-like isoform X3, whose product MYEREEDNDEEAWLKLRPVEPLPSQCCGGGCSPCVFDLYHRDLARWEAARASKDRSLLGGEESQSCPSHLSPETFLAFRISAMDRLTKDTCRVRFALPRNSQLGLRPGQHLILRGIVNDLEVQRAYTPISPANAEGYFEVLIKCYQTGLMSQYVESWRAGDTAFWRGPFGGFFYQPNQLMFITKKVSSYRGKKRIIKSTCGPSTHTYQSYHLGVGAPWHLQMLLLCVHRTPLESPRSSYLGSASGAAVRKKRWWLAH is encoded by the exons ATGTACGAGAGAGAGGAGGATAACGATGAGGAAGCCTGGCTGAAGCTGCGGCCTGTGGAGCCCTTGCCCTCCCAGTGCTGCGGCGGTGGCTGCTCACCCTGTGTGTTCGACCTCTATCACCGAGATCTGGCGAGATGGGAAGCGGCCCGAGCCAGCAAGGACAGGAGCCTGCTGGGTGGAGAGGAGTCACAG AGCTGCCCCTCCCACCTGAGCCCAGAGACCTTCTTGGCCTTCCGCATCAGTGCCATGGACAGACTCACTAAGGACACCTGCCGTGTCCGGTTTGCACTGCCCCGGAATAGCCAGCTTGGCCTGCGGCCAGGCCAGCACCTCATCCTACG AGGGATAGTAAATGACTTAGAAGTTCAGAGAGCTTATACGCCCATCAGCCCTGCCAACGCAGAAGGATACTTTGAAGTTTTAATCAAG TGCTACCAAACTGGCCTGATGTCCCAGTATGTCGAGTCCTGGAGAGCAGGAGACACGGCCTTCTGGCGAGGACCGTTCGGAGGCTTCTTCTATCAACCAAACCAG CTCATGTTCATTACCAAAAAAGTCAGCAGCTATAGAGGCAAAAAGAGGATAATCAAGAGCACCTGCGGGCCATCTACCCATACGTACCAGTCTTACCACCTTGGCGT TGGAGCCCCCTGGCACCTACAGATGCTGCTCCTCTGCGTCCACAGAACTCCACTTGAAAGCCCTCGTTCTTCTTATCTGGGGAGCGCCTCGGGCGCGGCTGTGAGGAAAAAGAGATGGTGGCTCGCACATTAA
- the LOC124239924 gene encoding NADH-cytochrome b5 reductase-like isoform X2, whose amino-acid sequence MYEREEDNDEEAWLKLRPVEPLPSQCCGGGCSPCVFDLYHRDLARWEAARASKDRSLLGGEESQSCPSHLSPETFLAFRISAMDRLTKDTCRVRFALPRNSQLGLRPGQHLILRGIVNDLEVQRAYTPISPANAEGYFEVLIKCYQTGLMSQYVESWRAGDTAFWRGPFGGFFYQPNQLMFITKKVSSYRGKKRIIKSTCGPSTHTYQSYHLGVYPSKSSFTHGGIYKHACTHVCGYNNNVRHARGTFCVPGSDFCTCHEVTHLILTTALRNCYPRFTDMWCARVNTLLQHPPSTGHAEP is encoded by the exons ATGTACGAGAGAGAGGAGGATAACGATGAGGAAGCCTGGCTGAAGCTGCGGCCTGTGGAGCCCTTGCCCTCCCAGTGCTGCGGCGGTGGCTGCTCACCCTGTGTGTTCGACCTCTATCACCGAGATCTGGCGAGATGGGAAGCGGCCCGAGCCAGCAAGGACAGGAGCCTGCTGGGTGGAGAGGAGTCACAG AGCTGCCCCTCCCACCTGAGCCCAGAGACCTTCTTGGCCTTCCGCATCAGTGCCATGGACAGACTCACTAAGGACACCTGCCGTGTCCGGTTTGCACTGCCCCGGAATAGCCAGCTTGGCCTGCGGCCAGGCCAGCACCTCATCCTACG AGGGATAGTAAATGACTTAGAAGTTCAGAGAGCTTATACGCCCATCAGCCCTGCCAACGCAGAAGGATACTTTGAAGTTTTAATCAAG TGCTACCAAACTGGCCTGATGTCCCAGTATGTCGAGTCCTGGAGAGCAGGAGACACGGCCTTCTGGCGAGGACCGTTCGGAGGCTTCTTCTATCAACCAAACCAG CTCATGTTCATTACCAAAAAAGTCAGCAGCTATAGAGGCAAAAAGAGGATAATCAAGAGCACCTGCGGGCCATCTACCCATACGTACCAGTCTTACCACCTTGGCGTGTATCCTTCCAAGTCCTCTTTCACGCATGGGGGTATATACAAGCACGCATGCACTCACGTGTGTGGGTATAATAATAACGTCAGGCACGCCCGTGgtaccttctgtgtgccaggctctgattTTTGCACTTGCCATGAagtgactcatttaatcctcacaacagcccttaGGAACTGCTACCCCCGTTTTACAGACATGTGGTGTGCACGTGTTAATACTCTTCTACAGCATCCTCCTAGCACTGGCCATGCTGAGCCTTAG
- the LOC124239924 gene encoding NADH-cytochrome b5 reductase-like isoform X1, translating into MYEREEDNDEEAWLKLRPVEPLPSQCCGGGCSPCVFDLYHRDLARWEAARASKDRSLLGGEESQSCPSHLSPETFLAFRISAMDRLTKDTCRVRFALPRNSQLGLRPGQHLILRGIVNDLEVQRAYTPISPANAEGYFEVLIKCYQTGLMSQYVESWRAGDTAFWRGPFGGFFYQPNQYGELLMLAAGTGLAPMVPILQSITDNADDETFVTLVGCFKTFEGIYLKTFLQEQARFWNVRTFFVLSQESSPEQLPWSYREKTRFGRLAQDLIEELVSSCRRKPFALVCGSAEFTKDMASCLLRAGLAEDSYFLF; encoded by the exons ATGTACGAGAGAGAGGAGGATAACGATGAGGAAGCCTGGCTGAAGCTGCGGCCTGTGGAGCCCTTGCCCTCCCAGTGCTGCGGCGGTGGCTGCTCACCCTGTGTGTTCGACCTCTATCACCGAGATCTGGCGAGATGGGAAGCGGCCCGAGCCAGCAAGGACAGGAGCCTGCTGGGTGGAGAGGAGTCACAG AGCTGCCCCTCCCACCTGAGCCCAGAGACCTTCTTGGCCTTCCGCATCAGTGCCATGGACAGACTCACTAAGGACACCTGCCGTGTCCGGTTTGCACTGCCCCGGAATAGCCAGCTTGGCCTGCGGCCAGGCCAGCACCTCATCCTACG AGGGATAGTAAATGACTTAGAAGTTCAGAGAGCTTATACGCCCATCAGCCCTGCCAACGCAGAAGGATACTTTGAAGTTTTAATCAAG TGCTACCAAACTGGCCTGATGTCCCAGTATGTCGAGTCCTGGAGAGCAGGAGACACGGCCTTCTGGCGAGGACCGTTCGGAGGCTTCTTCTATCAACCAAACCAG TATGGTGAGCTCCTCATGCTGGCTGCGGGCACTGGCCTGGCCCCCATGGTGCCCATCCTACAGAGCATCACAGACAATGCGGACGATGAGACCTTTGTCACCCTGGTTGGCTGCTTCAAGACCTTTGAGGGCATCTACCTGAAAACTTTTCTCCAGGAGCAGGCCCGCTTCTGGAACGTCCGCACCTTCTTTGTGCTCAGCCAG GAGAGCTCCCCGGAGCAGCTTCCCTGGAGTTACCGGGAGAAGACCCGCTTTGGCCGCCTGGCTCAGGACCTGATTGAAGAGCTGGTCAGCTCCTGTCGCAGAAAGCCGTTTGCATTGGTCTGTGGCTCAGCCGAGTTTACCAAGGACATGGCCAGCTGCTTGCTGCGTGCCGGCCTGGCCGAGGACTCCTACTTCCTCTTCTAG